Genomic DNA from Stigmatella erecta:
CCGACACCCCGAGCTGCACCACCCAGGGGGCCAGCGGGTGGAGGCTCGGCAGGGTCCGGCGCACCCGCACGGCGATGGCGGCGATGATGGCGGCGCCTCCCACCAGCGCCACCGCGCCGATGCTCAGCAGCCCCAGGATTTCTCCATCCTCGGCCGTCTCCTTCCAGGGCAGGAAGCAGGAGATGATGATGGCTGCGGCGCCCGCGAAGGTGATCTTGTCCGAGCGCGTCAGCTCCCCCACGAACGCGCGCGCATCGCTGATGACCTCCTCGGGGGCGACGATCTTCCCGGTGTGGTGGTAGGCGCCGGCGCTCGAGGAAGAAGGGGGCAGGAGCGGCTTGCGCGGATCCGCGTCATCCAGCTCGGCTTCGGGCTCGGCCTCCGGGGGCGGCGCCGGGGCCCTCCGGGCGGTGGGCACGGAGCGGGAAGGGGGCCGGGACGGCGGAGGCCGGGACGGGGAGCGGCTCGGGGCGATGTCCTTCACGCTCTTGATCTGGGTCGCATCCTCCGGCGGGGCGCCATCCTGGGGTGGGACCGAGGCGCGGGCACCCGTCCGGTTCGCCGTGGGCCGCGCGCCGGTTTTTCCCGCGGCGGAGCCTGCACCGCCCCGCGCGTTCGTGGAGACCCTGCCCGAGGCGGCCGGACGCCGGGCCGGGCGCGGTGGGGGCGCGGACTGCCGCGGGTCCTCTCCGGCTCCCGTGACGTCGTCGTCGTCATTGCTTCCCGCGGGGTGCTCCGAGGACAGGAAGGATGCGTCGATGATGTAGTCGCACTTGGGGCAGATGGACGTGCCATCCGCGACCTGGGTGCCACAACCAGGGCAATTCAGGGCCAGCGCTCCTTGCCAGGAAGACGGTCGCCCATCTTCGGGGGACGCCCTGCTCAAGTCAAACGGCTTGCGGCCTAACCCCTGGATTTCAGCGGGCTTTTGGCCTACGTCCCGGGCATGCTCCCCTGGCTCTCGCGGCTGTGCGTCTGCGTCGTGGCGCTGCTCCTTCCCGTGGCGTGTGTCCGTGCGGTGGCGCCGCCCGGCGCAGGGGACCGCGAGGCCCTGGCCCAGGTGGAGGACTGGGAGGACCGCCGCTCGCTGGGGGACGGGCAGCTCGTGGCCTGGGCCGGGGGCGAGCGCGGCACCGCCGTGCGCATTCGTGCCCTGAGGGCCCTGGCGCGCATTCAGGATGCCACCACGCTCGAGGTCATCCTCGCGGGGCTTGCCGCCGCCGAGCCGTCCGTCCGGGAAGAGGCCGCCTTTGCCTCGGGCGAGCTGGCCTTCTCCTGGGAGCCGTTGCCGGAGGCGCTGAAAGCCCGGCTGACGGAGGCGCTGCGCGCGGCCGAGGCGAAGGAGCAGGACGAGGGGGTCCAGCGGGCCCTGCTGGAGGCCTTCAGCAAGCTGGGGACGCCGGGAGCGATCCAGCGGCTCATCGAGCGGCTGACGGAGGAGCGCGGCCGCGCGGGGAGGGCCGCGCTGGCGCTGGGCGTGTCGGGACGCCGGGGCGTTTCGCTCGCGGAGGTGCCGCTGGAACCCGTGAAGGCGTTGCTCGGGGCGGAGCAGCCCGTGGAGACGCGCTATGGGGCGGCCTACCTGCTGGTTTACGTGAAGCGGCCCGAGGCGCTGGCGCCGTTGCGGCACTGCCTGTCGGACGCGGATCCCGACGTCCGGGCCCTGTGTGCGAAGGGCTTCGGGGAAGGGGGAGGACCGGAGG
This window encodes:
- a CDS encoding zinc ribbon domain-containing protein yields the protein MSRASPEDGRPSSWQGALALNCPGCGTQVADGTSICPKCDYIIDASFLSSEHPAGSNDDDDVTGAGEDPRQSAPPPRPARRPAASGRVSTNARGGAGSAAGKTGARPTANRTGARASVPPQDGAPPEDATQIKSVKDIAPSRSPSRPPPSRPPSRSVPTARRAPAPPPEAEPEAELDDADPRKPLLPPSSSSAGAYHHTGKIVAPEEVISDARAFVGELTRSDKITFAGAAAIIISCFLPWKETAEDGEILGLLSIGAVALVGGAAIIAAIAVRVRRTLPSLHPLAPWVVQLGVSVFCIFFTLIAIRLASDSTVVASPIGNQMVENSSASFGVFLALLGAIGALTGSLMGLKERS